GCTATAGCGCATACTTGTGGCATCAGCCTTTGCTCGCTTTTGTCAAGTATGGGGCCGCTGGTGAGTTGCCTGATACGCCATTGCTCGTATTTGCGGTTGTGCTGTCTTTTGCACTGGCGTACTTTAGCTGGAAATACGTTGAAGTGCCATGTCGAGTGAGAAATAACTTTTCTCGCACGGCCGTCTTTATTTGTTCTCTGGGAGGAAGTTGTTTTTTGTTAATTTTAGGGTTGCTCGGCCATTTCACCAGCGGCCATCAATGGCGGTACAGTCACCAACAAACCGTGTTTCTCGACCACTTCGATAACAGATTTCCTGATTGGAAATATGCAAAGCGTGAGAACTGGTATGCAAATTACCGGATAGAGTGTGATTTATATGACATTTCCAGAGCATGGGCCGGCAATGAAACGAGATTAAAAAGAGAGATCCCTCCTCACTGCTTTACTAGAGATAAGGAAAAATGGCCTAACGCTATTCTTATATGGGGAGATAGTCATGCTCAGCAGTTCTATTTTGGGTTGAAAGAAGTTCTTCCTTCCACGTGGCAAATACTGCAAATTGCGAGTTCCGGATGCAAACCCAGTCTTCTATTCGACGCGGAAAGTACAGACTATTGTGATAATTCCAATCAGCTCGCGATTCAAACCATCATGGAAGCGAAGCCGGAAGTGGTTCTTGTCGGTCAAGAAAAAAGTCATAATGCGGCTGTAATGAATCAAATCGCTGACGCATTGATAGGACATGGGGTAAAAAAGGTGATATTTGTGGGGCCAAGTCCTCATTGGAGAGAAGGGGGGCTGCCGGTCATTGTGGCATTTCGATTGTGGAATAACGTTCCTCTTTATACAAAAGTTGGTTTAGATCAAAAGATATTGATTCGAGATAAAACTATTAAGGAGCAGTTCATCAACACCAGTAATGTGAAATACATAAGTCTGGTCGACTACTTTTGCGGTCCGGATGGCTGCCGCGTGTATTTGGGGAGCGATGTTCGAGAAGGAATTACGAGTTATGATTATGGCCATTTAACACCAGTAGCATCTTTGTCTTTTGCACGCGATGTGCTTAAGAGCGAGATCCTTATGTAAGTTCTCTCGCCAAGGCGACGCTCCCAAGGAGAACTTTCTGGCACAATAGCCATCTTAGCCAGAGTGTTCTCATGCACCAGTCGAAGTTCACCCCACGCAGATTGTGAGGATTCTGAAAGAAGCCGATGCCAGCCGCCCCGTCAACGACGTCTGGCGGCAGGACGGCACTAGCCCTGCCACGCACGACAAACAAAAAACCAAGTATAGCGGACTGGCGGTGTCGTATGTGAAGTGCCTCGGGAGTTCGAGCACAACCGGTTCAAAAGCATGTACGCCGACCTCTCGAGGCGAACGCGGCCGTTAAGGGCATCATCGCAAACAGCTCTAAGACATACTGAACAGTGGGAGGTCGTCATGTATCTCGTGATCATGCAAGGTCTCTGGTTCAGCGGCTTACCATGCGGTCAGGTGTGAAGCGGTTTCCACTACTACCAGACGGCTGCTCGATGGGAAGCCCTCGAACCACACGTGATCGGGTGAGTGTATTGTCGGTTCAGCTTGAACCTGGCCGCCTGTTGATTTCCTGAGAGATACGCTCTAGAGCGAGAGGCGATTCCGGACTCTCAATTGGCTTGATGAAGGGGTACGAGAAGGCTTGACGATAGAAGTTGATGTCTCTTTTACTTTGTGCGTGAACTTGTGTAAGAACAAACATGTGTTACAGTTGTGAACCGTAACCTACTTGAAAATCAGAAAATTAGCCGCATCGCTGAACTGGTTTGGGAAACGATGAGGAGCGTGAATCATGGAATCTCATAAATACATTCTCGGCATCTCGGCCTATTACCACGATAGTGCCGCCTGTTTGGTGCGGGACGGCGAGATCGTCGCGGCGGCACAGGAAGAGCGGTTTACACGAAAGAAACACGATCCGGGGTTTCCGCATAAAGCACTGGACTATTGCTTGAGAGAGGCCGGGATCACGTTGCATCAGGTGCGGGCGGTGACGTTTTATGACAAGCCGCTCGTGAAATTTGAGCGGCTGCTGGAGACCTATTTGGCCTTTGCCCCCAGAGGGATTCGGTCGTTTCTTGCGGCGATGCCCGTGTGGCTGAAAGAGAAGCTGTTTCTCAAGACTTTGTTGCAAAAGGAGTTGTTGGTTCATGAGGAGGGTTTGGCGAAGGCCGAGCTTCCCCCGTTGCTCTTCTCCGAGCATCATGAATCGCACGCGGCCTCGGCGTTCTTTCCGTCGCCCTTTGAGAAAGCGGTGGTTTTGTGTATGGACGGCGTGGGGGAGTGGGCGACGACGTCGGCCTGGCTGGGTGAAGGCAATCGTTTGACTCCTTTGTGGGAGATCCCCTTCCCCCACTCACTCGGTCTGCTCTATTCGGCCTTTACCTATTACACGGGCTTTAAGGTGAACTCCGGTGAGTATAAGGTGATGGGGCTGGCGCCGTATGGGGAGCCCAAGTACGTCAAGGCGATTTACGACCATTTGATGGATCTGAAGCCGGACGGGACCTTCCGGATGAACATGCAGTATTTCGACTACTGCACCGGACTTACGATGACCAATCAAAAGTTCGATGACATCTTCGGCGGTCCGCCGCGAAAACCTGAGAGTAAGTTGACGCAGCGGGAAATGGATTTGGCTCGCTCCATCCAAGAAGTCACCGAGGAGGTGATGTTGCGGTTGTCTCGCACCCTTCATCGGGAAACGGGTGTAGACAATTTGTGTCTGGCCGGCGGGGTGGCGCTCAACTGTGTCGGCAACGGCCGCATCTTGCGAGAAGGACCCTTCAAAGGGCTCTGGATTCAACCTGCCGCCGGCGATGCCGGAGGAGCAATAGGAGCCGCCCTGACGACGTGGTACCAGTACGAAGGAAAGCCGCGCTCAAGCGACGGTATTCAGGACAAGATGCACGGCAGCTATCTGGGCCCTCGATTCACCAACGAGGAGATCGAACGCTATCTAAAAGAACAGGCCATCCCCTATGTCCGATTGAGCGACAATGTGTTGGTCGAGCGGGTGGCTCAAGAATTGGCGGCGGGGAAAGTGGTGGGCTGGTTCCAGGGACGGATGGAGTTTGGGCCTCGGGCCTTGGGCGGGCGGAGCATCCTGGGGGATGCGAGAAATACCACTATGC
This sequence is a window from Candidatus Nitrospira inopinata. Protein-coding genes within it:
- a CDS encoding acyltransferase family protein; amino-acid sequence: MPAQMFIESMSSAEKKRVGCLYQGGTRCLPGSAVSSIHCYRPEIDGLRALAVLPVILFHAGFETFRGGFVGVDIFFVISGYLITAIILKELQSGEFSLIKFYERRARRILPALFLVIFTCMPIAWFLLLPPSMKSFSESLVAVSIFASNILFWRTSGYFDPASELKPLLHTWSLSVEEQFYILFPLFLLFLSKMKRRFIAALFAVVLIISMGLAEKNVQIAQSAAFYLLPTRAWELLVGACLSCLVQDTGTARVRVGWLNEIVGSGGVLLILISIFAFDRQTPFPHYALLPTLGTSMVLLCATRDNNVGKLLGNSLWVGIGLISYSAYLWHQPLLAFVKYGAAGELPDTPLLVFAVVLSFALAYFSWKYVEVPCRVRNNFSRTAVFICSLGGSCFLLILGLLGHFTSGHQWRYSHQQTVFLDHFDNRFPDWKYAKRENWYANYRIECDLYDISRAWAGNETRLKREIPPHCFTRDKEKWPNAILIWGDSHAQQFYFGLKEVLPSTWQILQIASSGCKPSLLFDAESTDYCDNSNQLAIQTIMEAKPEVVLVGQEKSHNAAVMNQIADALIGHGVKKVIFVGPSPHWREGGLPVIVAFRLWNNVPLYTKVGLDQKILIRDKTIKEQFINTSNVKYISLVDYFCGPDGCRVYLGSDVREGITSYDYGHLTPVASLSFARDVLKSEILM
- a CDS encoding carbamoyltransferase family protein — protein: MESHKYILGISAYYHDSAACLVRDGEIVAAAQEERFTRKKHDPGFPHKALDYCLREAGITLHQVRAVTFYDKPLVKFERLLETYLAFAPRGIRSFLAAMPVWLKEKLFLKTLLQKELLVHEEGLAKAELPPLLFSEHHESHAASAFFPSPFEKAVVLCMDGVGEWATTSAWLGEGNRLTPLWEIPFPHSLGLLYSAFTYYTGFKVNSGEYKVMGLAPYGEPKYVKAIYDHLMDLKPDGTFRMNMQYFDYCTGLTMTNQKFDDIFGGPPRKPESKLTQREMDLARSIQEVTEEVMLRLSRTLHRETGVDNLCLAGGVALNCVGNGRILREGPFKGLWIQPAAGDAGGAIGAALTTWYQYEGKPRSSDGIQDKMHGSYLGPRFTNEEIERYLKEQAIPYVRLSDNVLVERVAQELAAGKVVGWFQGRMEFGPRALGGRSILGDARNTTMQSVMNLKIKYRESFRPFAPSVLRERVAEYFDMDTDSPYMLLVAPVREKRRIPKSAAHGDLWGIDLLNVPRSDIPAVTHLDYSARIQTVHARTNPRYYALLQAFEKQTGCAVLVNTSFNVRGEPIVGSPQDAFRCFMRTEMDVLVLENCVLLKTEQKPLEGDTDWKKEFELD